One genomic segment of Stigmatopora argus isolate UIUO_Sarg chromosome 18, RoL_Sarg_1.0, whole genome shotgun sequence includes these proteins:
- the LOC144092761 gene encoding D(1A) dopamine receptor-like, whose product MATPDDERARLVTSAGDDASEPGVPGVPGAPGDMSVKRALTGFVLCALIVSTLLGNTLVCAAVVKFRHLRSKVTNSFVISLAVSDLFVAVLVMPWRAVSEVAGAWLFGRFCDTWVAFDIMCSTASILNLCIISMDRYWAISSPFRYERKMTRRFAFVMIGVAWTLSILISFIPVQLNWHRDARLNQTEGEDGGAHPPDDCNASLNRTYAIASSLISFYIPVLIMVGRRARRPAVRQRHHLQYLRVVRLG is encoded by the exons ATGGCCACCCCGGACGACGAGCGCGCGCGACTGGTGACCTCGGCGGGTGACGACGCCTCGGAACCGGGTGTTCCGGGCGTTCCGGGTGCTCCGGGTGACATGAGCGTCAAGCGCGCGCTGACCGGGTTCGTGCTGTGCGCCCTGATCGTGTCCACGCTCCTGGGCAACACGCTGGTGTGCGCCGCCGTGGTCAAATTCCGCCACCTGCGCTCCAAAGTCACCAACTCGTTCGTCATCTCGCTGGCCGTGTCCGACCTGTTCGTGGCCGTGCTGGTCATGCCGTGGCGTGCCGTGTCCGAGGTGGCGGGCGCCTGGCTCTTCGGCCGCTTCTGTGACACTTGGGTGGCCTTCGACATCATGTGCTCCACGGCGTCCATCCTCAACCTGTGCATCATCAGCATGGACCGCTACTGGGCCATCTCCAGCCCCTTTCGCTACGAGCGCAAGATGACGCGCCGGTTCGCCTTCGTCATGATCGGCGTGGCGTGGACGCTCTCCATCCTCATCTCCTTCATCCCCGTGCAGCTCAACTGGCACCGGGACGCGCGGCTCAACCAGACGGAGGGTGAGGACGGCGGCGCGCACCCGCCCGACGACTGCAACGCCAGCCTCAACCGGACGTACGCCATCGCGTCGTCCCTCATCAGCTTCTACATCCCCGTCCTCATCATGGTGG GCCGGCGCGCCCGACGCCCCGCCGTGCGTCAGCGACACCACCTTCAGTATCTTCGTGTGGTTCGGCTGGGCTAA